One genomic window of Triplophysa rosa linkage group LG11, Trosa_1v2, whole genome shotgun sequence includes the following:
- the LOC130561915 gene encoding apoptosis regulator BAX-like isoform X2 yields MFLFCQLKAIQVCRTGDCDAEVTRSQLGAVELSNPNHERLVQCLQQRYDELDGNVRLQMMLNNPALQLTKDFFNEVARGVFSDGKFNWGRVAALFYFAHKLVIKAILTKNPEIIRSIISWTMSFIQDHVINWIREEGGWGGILSYSGTPTWQIIGVLLAGCLATFLVICKT; encoded by the exons ATGTTCTTGTTCTGTCAGCTGAAGGCAATACAG GTTTGTCGCACTGGAGACTGCGATGCTGAGGTAACCCGGAGTCAGCTGGGTGCAGTGGAGTTGAGTAACCCTAACCATGAACGTCTTGTACAGTGTTTGCAGCAAAGATATGATGAGTTGGATGGAAATGTACGGCTGCAGAT GATGTTGAACAACCCTGCTCTTCAACTTACTAAAGACTTCTTTAACGAAGTGGCCCGTGGGGTTTTCTCTGATGGGAAGTTCAACTGGGGCAGGGTGGCGGCACTTTTCTACTTTGCACATAAACTTGTCATCAAG GCTATTTTAACAAAGAATCCTGAAATCATTAGAAGTATTATCAGCTGGACCATGTCCTTCATTCAGGATCATGTGATTAACTGGATCAGGGAAGAGGGTGGATGG GGGGGAATTCTCTCTTACTCCGGGACCCCCACATGGCAGATCATCGGGGTCCTCCTTGCAGGATGTCTTGCCACTTTCCTGGTGATTTGCAAAACTTGA
- the LOC130561915 gene encoding apoptosis regulator BAX-like isoform X1, whose amino-acid sequence MAALSAEGYTGIDPVLDLGTALLKNSIYVQVCRTGDCDAEVTRSQLGAVELSNPNHERLVQCLQQRYDELDGNVRLQMMLNNPALQLTKDFFNEVARGVFSDGKFNWGRVAALFYFAHKLVIKAILTKNPEIIRSIISWTMSFIQDHVINWIREEGGWGGILSYSGTPTWQIIGVLLAGCLATFLVICKT is encoded by the exons ATGGCAGCACTGTCAGCTGAAGGTTATACAG GCATTGATCCGGTACTAGACCTGGGAACTGCACTTCTCAAAAA CTCCATCTATGTGCAGGTTTGTCGCACTGGAGACTGCGATGCTGAGGTAACCCGGAGTCAGCTGGGTGCAGTGGAGTTGAGTAACCCTAACCATGAACGTCTTGTACAGTGTTTGCAGCAAAGATATGATGAGTTGGATGGAAATGTACGGCTGCAGAT GATGTTGAACAACCCTGCTCTTCAACTTACTAAAGACTTCTTTAACGAAGTGGCCCGTGGGGTTTTCTCTGATGGGAAGTTCAACTGGGGCAGGGTGGCGGCACTTTTCTACTTTGCACATAAACTTGTCATCAAG GCTATTTTAACAAAGAATCCTGAAATCATTAGAAGTATTATCAGCTGGACCATGTCCTTCATTCAGGATCATGTGATTAACTGGATCAGGGAAGAGGGTGGATGG GGGGGAATTCTCTCTTACTCCGGGACCCCCACATGGCAGATCATCGGGGTCCTCCTTGCAGGATGTCTTGCCACTTTCCTGGTGATTTGCAAAACTTGA
- the hrob gene encoding homologous recombination OB-fold protein: protein MINRTDMTAAACNQWTGLFNVGEQFDDEDLLEADWSCASESTSASASAFLKDANPSSDPGGSTSASLCAPTRGPVKTSSDLSIPGHRSVSSSVSSLRAPAWSLQPSSSIQTNPPPPSSLSVMQRDLPALDDFDDWDVDLDELDESVSQIVSQPQKNSASDLPLYIISPAKRLRPSASSGAALAVSSHSFSSSVSAMPRHLINPSSTAQGPTHMSTPTTPMQIPRLMRGPATPVSQFPRPVTPKPSVVSPQGWAGPSAPRTPLQPRGSLFHSVSNPDPSPTLTPRQLNTPVLTNHLVQLVSAANKTPQRPQSSVTRAKMRRFPGPAGALPQQVSERSLDDIVVSVPQTPAHGAVARLRSEVSSSQGSEEDEFSRGPWAVMKAEMGLDERNPSCFLHSYSVVMVLRKAALRQLAKNKVPNMAVVLKSITHTHADAKAVFRDPTGEMQGTVHRRLMEERQGELKTGAVLLLKQVGVFSPSHRNHYLNVTPNNLLRIYPPDGVLHNSQISHPSLELASCCEPAKPAGGPVCQMELHFDYDDDEGEKAVELKRADAGVDHTAAVSNELCQAQKESGPTEDTPWDTDDLDELLGELPVESYGGVL, encoded by the exons ATGATTAACAGAACAGACATGACAGCCGCG GCTTGTAATCAGTGGACGGGCTTGTTCAACGTCGGAGAACAGTTTGATGACGAG GATTTGCTTGAAGCTGATTGGTCATGTGCGTCAGAGTCCACATCTGCCTCTGCTTCTGCATTCTTAAAAGATGCTAACCCATCATCCGACCCTGGGGGAAGTACATCAGCATCTCTCTGTGCCCCAACACGTGGTCCTGTGAAAACTTCAAGCGACCTCTCCATCCCTGGCCATCGCTCTGTATCATCCTCTGTTTCCTCTCTCCGAGCACCAGCATGGTCTCTGCAGCCCTCCTCCTCTATCCAAACAAACCCCCCACCCCCATCATCTCTCAGTGTCATGCAGAGAGACCTTCCAGCTCTGGATGATTTTGATGACTGGGATGTGGATCTGGATGAACTGGATGAAAGCGTTTCTCAAATTGTTTCTCAGCCACAGAAGAATTCAGCGTCAGACTTGCCCTTATATATCATTTCACCCGCTAAACGACTGAGACCGTCAGCATCTAGTGGAGCAGCGCTGGCGGTGTCCTCTCACAGTTTTAGTTCCTCAGTGTCAGCAATGCCACGACACTTAATCAACCCCTCATCCACTGCGCAAGGGCCCACACATATGTCTACCCCTACTACCCCAATGCAGATTCCAAGGCTCATGCGGGGTCCAGCGACACCGGTCTCGCAGTTTCCCAGACCTGTCACTCCTAAACCCTCAGTTGTGTCGCCTCAAGGGTGGGCTGGTCCTTCAGCACCGAGGACCCCCCTGCAGCCCAGGGGTTCTCTCTTCCACTCAGTGTCCAATCCTGATCCCTCTCCCACACTTACACCTCGACAGCTCAATACGCCCGTCCTGACCAATCACCTGGTCCAGCTGGTGTCTGCTGCCAATAAGACGCCTCAGAGACCACAGAGCAGTGTGACACGAGCTAAAATGCGTCGCTTCCCTGGCCCCGCAGGTGCATTACCACAACAG GTTAGTGAGCGGAGCCTCGATGACATTGTTGTGTCAGTTCCTCAGACCCCCGCACACGGAGCCGTTGCTCGTCTACGAAGTGAG GTCTCAAGCTCTCAAGGGAGTGAAGAAGATGAATTCAGCAGGGGTCCGTGGGCAGTTATGAAGGCTGAAATGGGATTGGACGAGAGGAACCCCTCTTGCTTCCTGCACTCCTACAGTGTTGTCATGGTACTCCGCAAG GCTGCGCTCAGGCAGCTGGCTAAGAATAAGGTTCCTAACATGGCTGTTGTGTTGAAGAGCATCACACATACGCATGCAGATGCCAAAGCTGTTTTTAGAGACCCCACAG GTGAGATGCAGGGCACTGTTCATCGGCGCTTGATGGAAGAGAGACAAGGCGAGCTCAAGACAGGAGCTGTGTTATTACTCAAACAA GTGGGCGTGTTTTCACCATCACATCGAAATCACTACTTGAACGTCACGCCCAATAACCTTCTCAGGATTTATCCACCTGACGGAGTCCTACACAACTCTCAGATATCCCACCCTTCACTG GAGCTTGCGTCTTGTTGCGAACCCGCCAAGCCCGCGGGGGGCCCAGTCTGTCAGATGGAGCTCCACTTtgattatgatgatgatgagggtGAGAAAGCTGTTGAGTTAAAGAGGGCTGATGCTGGTGTAGATCATACTGCAGCTGTCTCTAATGAGCTCTGTCAAGCACAGAAAGAGTCTGGCCCAACAGAGGACACACCATGGGACACAG ATGATCTAGATGAGCTGCTCGGGGAGTTACCTGTGGAGTCATATGGTGGAGTACTTTAA